The Rhodococcus rhodochrous DNA window CACCGTCGGGGAGGCATGCGATGTGGCATGGAAGGACGTGACGGTAGTCGACGTCGACGAGGCGACGAGCGGGGAGTCTGCAGAGCGCGGCTTTGCTGCGCGAAGCGGTGACGACCTGTTGATCGTCTACACCGCCGGGGCGGTGGGTCTGCCCAAGGCCGTGATGTGGCGGAACGAGGACTTCTTCCACGCGGCCTTGTCGGGAGGTAGTCCCTTCGGGGCACACCACGCCGATGGGGCAACAGTCGTGTCCGTCGTTTCCAGCATTCCGCAGATGACCTGGATGCTCACCGGCCCCTTCGTACACGGTGCTGCCCTGCAGAGTATGTTCAGCGCCTTCTGCCTCGGAGCAACCCAGGTATCGATGCACGGTTTCGACCCCGTGGAGGCGCTGACGCTCGTCGAGCGTGAACGGGTGATGACGATGACCGTTGTCGGTGACGCCGGCGCCCGTGCCCTCGCCGACGCGATCGCGGTGTACGGCTCGGAGTTCGATCTGAGCTCGTTGTTCGTGGTCGGTTCCGGCGGTGCGCTGTTCTCGCATCCCGTCCGCGAGCACTTGACTGCTTTGCTCCCCAACGTGATCGTGCGCGACAACTTCGGTTCCTCGGAGTCAGGCATGGACGGCGAAGTCACCGTCGGTGAGGACGGAACGGTACGGCTCACGCCCACACCGGCGGTACGGGTGGTCGACGAGCAGCTGCGTCCGATCGAGCCGGGCTCGGGTGCCGTCGGATATGTCGCCCGGTCCGGGCACGTCCCGCTCGGCTACTGGGGCGACCCTGTGAAGACGGCCGCGACCTTCCCCGTTGTCGACGGGGTCCGTGTG harbors:
- a CDS encoding AMP-binding protein — encoded protein: MSLNLADLFEAIVDAVPTRTALVDGDKRPTYCELDADANRLARHFVRAGVRPGEHVGLYMRNGNEFVRALLACLKIRAVPINIDFRYADAELAYLIGNVELAAMVLDGDLAGHAAAVLPRTPTVRHVVTVGEACDVAWKDVTVVDVDEATSGESAERGFAARSGDDLLIVYTAGAVGLPKAVMWRNEDFFHAALSGGSPFGAHHADGATVVSVVSSIPQMTWMLTGPFVHGAALQSMFSAFCLGATQVSMHGFDPVEALTLVERERVMTMTVVGDAGARALADAIAVYGSEFDLSSLFVVGSGGALFSHPVREHLTALLPNVIVRDNFGSSESGMDGEVTVGEDGTVRLTPTPAVRVVDEQLRPIEPGSGAVGYVARSGHVPLGYWGDPVKTAATFPVVDGVRVSILGDMARVEGDGTIILLGRRGSVSGGVGGRGRRPSNGRGVQAPRGAAEANVAHVSPV